Proteins encoded by one window of Lathyrus oleraceus cultivar Zhongwan6 chromosome 1, CAAS_Psat_ZW6_1.0, whole genome shotgun sequence:
- the LOC127133619 gene encoding putative 3,4-dihydroxy-2-butanone kinase isoform X3 encodes MSLAKKLINDPNDVETEFIDGLMETYPTLQFLDGYPSVKVVFRADVYPGPPYDKVAVISGGGSGHEPAHAGFVGEGMLTAAICGDVFASPTVDAILAGIRTVTGPLGCLLIIKNYTGDRLNFGLAAEQAKSEGYKVESVIVEDDCAIPPPLEMAGRRGLAGTVLVHKVAGAAADAGLSLADVAAEARYASENVGTMGVALKACTLPGRIFTDRFGPTKMEVGLGIHGEPGAHVTDIQPVEAVVSQLLNQILSKETNYLPISRGERVVLMVNGLGGTPLMELMIAAGKAVPQLMVEHGLAVDRVYTGSFMTSLDMEGLSISIMRADRSILQRLDAETKAPYWPVGVSGNRLPAKIPVPIPRPRSAKIVEPQSQPLKLTEQGQLLELVIVAAATALIHLKDTLNEWDSKVGDGDCGSTMYKGAKAVLEDMKNYPLNDAAETVGEIGSTIGKSMGGTSGIIYSILCKAACAQLKTSSHSVITSKQWAKALASAIDAVSKYGGAKVGYRTLLDALIPALSSLEERLSSGDDPATAFLTSSQAALDGAESTKKMRAKAGRTLYVPREIQSSVPDPGAYATASWYRAAALAVNDKYKNK; translated from the exons ATGTCATTGGCTAAGAAACTCATCAACGATCCGAATG ATGTTGAGACTGAATTCATTGATGGTCTTATGGAGACATATCCTACACTGCAGTTTTTAGATGGCTATCCTAGT GTGAAGGTTGTGTTTCGTGCTGATGTTTATCCTGGTCCACCATATGATAAAGTTGCAGTCATATCTG GAGGTGGAAGTGGCCATGAGCCTGCTCACGCTGGATTTGTGGGGGAAGGAATGCTGACTGCAGCCATATGTGGCGATGTCTTTGCTAGTCCAACTGTTGATGCTATTCTTGCT GGGATACGAACTGTAACTGGTCCATTGGGATGTCTTCTTATTATAAAG AACTATACTGGTGATCGTTTGAACTTTGGTTTGGCTGCTGAGCAAGCAAAATCTGAAGGTTATAAAGTAGAG AGTGTGATTGTTGAGGATGATTGTGCTATACCACCACCACTAGAGATGGCCGGAAGAAGAGGATTGGCAGGGACTGTTCTGGTTCATAAG GTTGCAGGAGCTGCTGCAGATGCTGGTCTTTCTCTTGCTGATGTTGCTGCGGAAGCAAGATATGCGTCTGAAAATGTGGGAACAATGGGCGTTGCTTTAAAAGCATGCACACTCCCTGGTAGGATTTTTACAGATCGTTTTGGGCCAACAAAAATGGAAGTGGGTCTTGGAATT CACGGGGAACCTGGTGCACATGTGACTGATATACAGCCTGTAGAGGCAGTGGTTTCTCAGCTTCTGAATCAAATATTGTCCAAG GAAACAAACTATCTTCCAATATCTCGGGGTGAAAGAGTGGTACTCATGGTCAATGG GTTAGGTGGCACCCCCTTAATGGAACTAATGATTGCAGCAGGAAAAGCAGTTCCTCAATTGATGGTGGAGCACGGATTGGCTGTTGATAGAGTTTATACAGGGTCATTCATGACTTCTCTTGATATGGAAG GTTTATCAATTTCTATCATGAGAGCTGACCGGTCTATTCTTCAACGATTGGATGCTGAGACGAAAGCTCCTTATTGGCCTGTTGGAGTTAGTG GTAATCGTCTGCCTGCAAAGATTCCTGTTCCAATTCCACGACCTCGGTCAGCCAAGATTGTTGAG CCACAGAGTCAGCCTCTGAAACTAACTGAGCAAGGACAACTTCTTGAGCTAGTCATTGTAGCCGCTGCAACTGCACTGATACATCTCAAAGACACTCTAAATGAATGGGACTCTAAAGTTGGTGATGGTGACTGTGGGTCAACT ATGTACAAAGGTGCAAAGGCAGTTCTTGAGGACATGAAAAA TTACCCTCTGAATGATGCTGCAGAAACTGTCGGTGAAATTGGATCAACAATTGGAAAATCAATGGGAGGAACAAGTGGGATCAT ATATTCAATTTTATGTAAGGCGGCATGTGCACAGCTGAAAACAAGCTCCCATTCTGTTATCACATCAAAACAAT GGGCTAAAGCACTTGCGTCGGCCATTGATGCTGTTAGTAAATATGGGGGAGCTAAAGTTGGTTACAGAACATTGCTAGATGCCCTTATCCCAGCATTGTCATCACTTGAAGAG AGGCTATCTTCTGGTGATGATCCTGCCACTGCTTTTCTTACCTCATCTCAGGCTGCACTTGATGGAGCCGAGTCAACCAAGAAAATGCGAGCAAAG GCTGGGCGTACACTTTACGTGCCTCGAGAGATTCAGTCATCAGTTCCTGATCCGGGTGCTTATGCCACAGCGTCATGGTACAGAGCTGCAGCCTTAGCCGTCAATGATAAATACAAGAATAAATAG
- the LOC127133619 gene encoding putative 3,4-dihydroxy-2-butanone kinase isoform X1, producing MSLAKKLINDPNDVETEFIDGLMETYPTLQFLDGYPSVKVVFRADVYPGPPYDKVAVISGGGSGHEPAHAGFVGEGMLTAAICGDVFASPTVDAILAGIRTVTGPLGCLLIIKNYTGDRLNFGLAAEQAKSEGYKVESVIVEDDCAIPPPLEMAGRRGLAGTVLVHKVAGAAADAGLSLADVAAEARYASENVGTMGVALKACTLPGRIFTDRFGPTKMEVGLGILTSHGCRNPSYSFPLHGEPGAHVTDIQPVEAVVSQLLNQILSKETNYLPISRGERVVLMVNGLGGTPLMELMIAAGKAVPQLMVEHGLAVDRVYTGSFMTSLDMEGLSISIMRADRSILQRLDAETKAPYWPVGVSGNRLPAKIPVPIPRPRSAKIVEPQSQPLKLTEQGQLLELVIVAAATALIHLKDTLNEWDSKVGDGDCGSTMYKGAKAVLEDMKNYPLNDAAETVGEIGSTIGKSMGGTSGIIYSILCKAACAQLKTSSHSVITSKQWAKALASAIDAVSKYGGAKVGYRTLLDALIPALSSLEERLSSGDDPATAFLTSSQAALDGAESTKKMRAKAGRTLYVPREIQSSVPDPGAYATASWYRAAALAVNDKYKNK from the exons ATGTCATTGGCTAAGAAACTCATCAACGATCCGAATG ATGTTGAGACTGAATTCATTGATGGTCTTATGGAGACATATCCTACACTGCAGTTTTTAGATGGCTATCCTAGT GTGAAGGTTGTGTTTCGTGCTGATGTTTATCCTGGTCCACCATATGATAAAGTTGCAGTCATATCTG GAGGTGGAAGTGGCCATGAGCCTGCTCACGCTGGATTTGTGGGGGAAGGAATGCTGACTGCAGCCATATGTGGCGATGTCTTTGCTAGTCCAACTGTTGATGCTATTCTTGCT GGGATACGAACTGTAACTGGTCCATTGGGATGTCTTCTTATTATAAAG AACTATACTGGTGATCGTTTGAACTTTGGTTTGGCTGCTGAGCAAGCAAAATCTGAAGGTTATAAAGTAGAG AGTGTGATTGTTGAGGATGATTGTGCTATACCACCACCACTAGAGATGGCCGGAAGAAGAGGATTGGCAGGGACTGTTCTGGTTCATAAG GTTGCAGGAGCTGCTGCAGATGCTGGTCTTTCTCTTGCTGATGTTGCTGCGGAAGCAAGATATGCGTCTGAAAATGTGGGAACAATGGGCGTTGCTTTAAAAGCATGCACACTCCCTGGTAGGATTTTTACAGATCGTTTTGGGCCAACAAAAATGGAAGTGGGTCTTGGAATT TTAACAAGCCACGGCTGTCGAAATCCATCCTATTCATTTCCTTTA CACGGGGAACCTGGTGCACATGTGACTGATATACAGCCTGTAGAGGCAGTGGTTTCTCAGCTTCTGAATCAAATATTGTCCAAG GAAACAAACTATCTTCCAATATCTCGGGGTGAAAGAGTGGTACTCATGGTCAATGG GTTAGGTGGCACCCCCTTAATGGAACTAATGATTGCAGCAGGAAAAGCAGTTCCTCAATTGATGGTGGAGCACGGATTGGCTGTTGATAGAGTTTATACAGGGTCATTCATGACTTCTCTTGATATGGAAG GTTTATCAATTTCTATCATGAGAGCTGACCGGTCTATTCTTCAACGATTGGATGCTGAGACGAAAGCTCCTTATTGGCCTGTTGGAGTTAGTG GTAATCGTCTGCCTGCAAAGATTCCTGTTCCAATTCCACGACCTCGGTCAGCCAAGATTGTTGAG CCACAGAGTCAGCCTCTGAAACTAACTGAGCAAGGACAACTTCTTGAGCTAGTCATTGTAGCCGCTGCAACTGCACTGATACATCTCAAAGACACTCTAAATGAATGGGACTCTAAAGTTGGTGATGGTGACTGTGGGTCAACT ATGTACAAAGGTGCAAAGGCAGTTCTTGAGGACATGAAAAA TTACCCTCTGAATGATGCTGCAGAAACTGTCGGTGAAATTGGATCAACAATTGGAAAATCAATGGGAGGAACAAGTGGGATCAT ATATTCAATTTTATGTAAGGCGGCATGTGCACAGCTGAAAACAAGCTCCCATTCTGTTATCACATCAAAACAAT GGGCTAAAGCACTTGCGTCGGCCATTGATGCTGTTAGTAAATATGGGGGAGCTAAAGTTGGTTACAGAACATTGCTAGATGCCCTTATCCCAGCATTGTCATCACTTGAAGAG AGGCTATCTTCTGGTGATGATCCTGCCACTGCTTTTCTTACCTCATCTCAGGCTGCACTTGATGGAGCCGAGTCAACCAAGAAAATGCGAGCAAAG GCTGGGCGTACACTTTACGTGCCTCGAGAGATTCAGTCATCAGTTCCTGATCCGGGTGCTTATGCCACAGCGTCATGGTACAGAGCTGCAGCCTTAGCCGTCAATGATAAATACAAGAATAAATAG
- the LOC127133619 gene encoding putative 3,4-dihydroxy-2-butanone kinase isoform X2, whose protein sequence is MSLAKKLINDPNDVETEFIDGLMETYPTLQFLDGYPSVKVVFRADVYPGPPYDKVAVISGGGSGHEPAHAGFVGEGMLTAAICGDVFASPTVDAILAGIRTVTGPLGCLLIIKNYTGDRLNFGLAAEQAKSEGYKVESVIVEDDCAIPPPLEMAGRRGLAGTVLVHKVAGAAADAGLSLADVAAEARYASENVGTMGVALKACTLPGRIFTDRFGPTKMEVGLGILTSHGCRNPSYSFPLHGEPGAHVTDIQPVEAVVSQLLNQILSKETNYLPISRGERVVLMVNGLGGTPLMELMIAAGKAVPQLMVEHGLAVDRVYTGSFMTSLDMEGLSISIMRADRSILQRLDAETKAPYWPVGVSGNRLPAKIPVPIPRPRSAKIVESQPLKLTEQGQLLELVIVAAATALIHLKDTLNEWDSKVGDGDCGSTMYKGAKAVLEDMKNYPLNDAAETVGEIGSTIGKSMGGTSGIIYSILCKAACAQLKTSSHSVITSKQWAKALASAIDAVSKYGGAKVGYRTLLDALIPALSSLEERLSSGDDPATAFLTSSQAALDGAESTKKMRAKAGRTLYVPREIQSSVPDPGAYATASWYRAAALAVNDKYKNK, encoded by the exons ATGTCATTGGCTAAGAAACTCATCAACGATCCGAATG ATGTTGAGACTGAATTCATTGATGGTCTTATGGAGACATATCCTACACTGCAGTTTTTAGATGGCTATCCTAGT GTGAAGGTTGTGTTTCGTGCTGATGTTTATCCTGGTCCACCATATGATAAAGTTGCAGTCATATCTG GAGGTGGAAGTGGCCATGAGCCTGCTCACGCTGGATTTGTGGGGGAAGGAATGCTGACTGCAGCCATATGTGGCGATGTCTTTGCTAGTCCAACTGTTGATGCTATTCTTGCT GGGATACGAACTGTAACTGGTCCATTGGGATGTCTTCTTATTATAAAG AACTATACTGGTGATCGTTTGAACTTTGGTTTGGCTGCTGAGCAAGCAAAATCTGAAGGTTATAAAGTAGAG AGTGTGATTGTTGAGGATGATTGTGCTATACCACCACCACTAGAGATGGCCGGAAGAAGAGGATTGGCAGGGACTGTTCTGGTTCATAAG GTTGCAGGAGCTGCTGCAGATGCTGGTCTTTCTCTTGCTGATGTTGCTGCGGAAGCAAGATATGCGTCTGAAAATGTGGGAACAATGGGCGTTGCTTTAAAAGCATGCACACTCCCTGGTAGGATTTTTACAGATCGTTTTGGGCCAACAAAAATGGAAGTGGGTCTTGGAATT TTAACAAGCCACGGCTGTCGAAATCCATCCTATTCATTTCCTTTA CACGGGGAACCTGGTGCACATGTGACTGATATACAGCCTGTAGAGGCAGTGGTTTCTCAGCTTCTGAATCAAATATTGTCCAAG GAAACAAACTATCTTCCAATATCTCGGGGTGAAAGAGTGGTACTCATGGTCAATGG GTTAGGTGGCACCCCCTTAATGGAACTAATGATTGCAGCAGGAAAAGCAGTTCCTCAATTGATGGTGGAGCACGGATTGGCTGTTGATAGAGTTTATACAGGGTCATTCATGACTTCTCTTGATATGGAAG GTTTATCAATTTCTATCATGAGAGCTGACCGGTCTATTCTTCAACGATTGGATGCTGAGACGAAAGCTCCTTATTGGCCTGTTGGAGTTAGTG GTAATCGTCTGCCTGCAAAGATTCCTGTTCCAATTCCACGACCTCGGTCAGCCAAGATTGTTGAG AGTCAGCCTCTGAAACTAACTGAGCAAGGACAACTTCTTGAGCTAGTCATTGTAGCCGCTGCAACTGCACTGATACATCTCAAAGACACTCTAAATGAATGGGACTCTAAAGTTGGTGATGGTGACTGTGGGTCAACT ATGTACAAAGGTGCAAAGGCAGTTCTTGAGGACATGAAAAA TTACCCTCTGAATGATGCTGCAGAAACTGTCGGTGAAATTGGATCAACAATTGGAAAATCAATGGGAGGAACAAGTGGGATCAT ATATTCAATTTTATGTAAGGCGGCATGTGCACAGCTGAAAACAAGCTCCCATTCTGTTATCACATCAAAACAAT GGGCTAAAGCACTTGCGTCGGCCATTGATGCTGTTAGTAAATATGGGGGAGCTAAAGTTGGTTACAGAACATTGCTAGATGCCCTTATCCCAGCATTGTCATCACTTGAAGAG AGGCTATCTTCTGGTGATGATCCTGCCACTGCTTTTCTTACCTCATCTCAGGCTGCACTTGATGGAGCCGAGTCAACCAAGAAAATGCGAGCAAAG GCTGGGCGTACACTTTACGTGCCTCGAGAGATTCAGTCATCAGTTCCTGATCCGGGTGCTTATGCCACAGCGTCATGGTACAGAGCTGCAGCCTTAGCCGTCAATGATAAATACAAGAATAAATAG
- the LOC127133603 gene encoding zinc-finger homeodomain protein 6, producing the protein MEGGGMLSSSSSPHSQNYIYRECLRNHAASLGSYATDGCGEFTVDDTSVSAANSLQCAACGCHRNFHRKITATYATMARDNAIVAVSDQVMEYSGGGDGRRKRYRSKFTADQKEKMLGFAEKLGWKLQRKELDEEIERFCESVGVSRQVFKVWMHNHKNSCFSNSSDPSAGNANSSLTQ; encoded by the coding sequence ATGGAAGGAGGAGGaatgttatcatcatcatcatcaccacaTTCACAAAACTATATCTACAGAGAGTGTTTAAGAAACCATGCAGCCAGCCTCGGAAGCTACGCAACCGACGGCTGCGGAGAATTCACCGTCGACGACACTTCAGTATCAGCAGCCAACAGTCTCCAATGTGCAGCCTGTGGCTGTCACCGGAACTTCCATCGCAAGATAACCGCGACATATGCGACGATGGCGCGAGATAACGCCATTGTGGCAGTGTCGGATCAGGTGATGGAATATTCCGGTGGTGGAGATGGGAGGAGGAAGAGGTACAGGTCAAAATTCACGGCGGATCAGAAGGAGAAGATGCTGGGGTTTGCTGAGAAGCTAGGGTGGAAGTTGCAGAGGAAGGAACttgatgaagaaattgaaagGTTTTGTGAGAGTGTTGGTGTGAGTAGGCAGGTTTTTAAGGTTTGGATGCATAATCATAAGAATTCTTGTTTCTCTAATTCTTCTGATCCTTCTGCTGGTAATGCTAATTCTTCTCTTACTCAGTAG
- the LOC127133619 gene encoding putative 3,4-dihydroxy-2-butanone kinase isoform X4 — translation METYPTLQFLDGYPSVKVVFRADVYPGPPYDKVAVISGGGSGHEPAHAGFVGEGMLTAAICGDVFASPTVDAILAGIRTVTGPLGCLLIIKNYTGDRLNFGLAAEQAKSEGYKVESVIVEDDCAIPPPLEMAGRRGLAGTVLVHKVAGAAADAGLSLADVAAEARYASENVGTMGVALKACTLPGRIFTDRFGPTKMEVGLGILTSHGCRNPSYSFPLHGEPGAHVTDIQPVEAVVSQLLNQILSKETNYLPISRGERVVLMVNGLGGTPLMELMIAAGKAVPQLMVEHGLAVDRVYTGSFMTSLDMEGLSISIMRADRSILQRLDAETKAPYWPVGVSGNRLPAKIPVPIPRPRSAKIVEPQSQPLKLTEQGQLLELVIVAAATALIHLKDTLNEWDSKVGDGDCGSTMYKGAKAVLEDMKNYPLNDAAETVGEIGSTIGKSMGGTSGIIYSILCKAACAQLKTSSHSVITSKQWAKALASAIDAVSKYGGAKVGYRTLLDALIPALSSLEERLSSGDDPATAFLTSSQAALDGAESTKKMRAKAGRTLYVPREIQSSVPDPGAYATASWYRAAALAVNDKYKNK, via the exons ATGGAGACATATCCTACACTGCAGTTTTTAGATGGCTATCCTAGT GTGAAGGTTGTGTTTCGTGCTGATGTTTATCCTGGTCCACCATATGATAAAGTTGCAGTCATATCTG GAGGTGGAAGTGGCCATGAGCCTGCTCACGCTGGATTTGTGGGGGAAGGAATGCTGACTGCAGCCATATGTGGCGATGTCTTTGCTAGTCCAACTGTTGATGCTATTCTTGCT GGGATACGAACTGTAACTGGTCCATTGGGATGTCTTCTTATTATAAAG AACTATACTGGTGATCGTTTGAACTTTGGTTTGGCTGCTGAGCAAGCAAAATCTGAAGGTTATAAAGTAGAG AGTGTGATTGTTGAGGATGATTGTGCTATACCACCACCACTAGAGATGGCCGGAAGAAGAGGATTGGCAGGGACTGTTCTGGTTCATAAG GTTGCAGGAGCTGCTGCAGATGCTGGTCTTTCTCTTGCTGATGTTGCTGCGGAAGCAAGATATGCGTCTGAAAATGTGGGAACAATGGGCGTTGCTTTAAAAGCATGCACACTCCCTGGTAGGATTTTTACAGATCGTTTTGGGCCAACAAAAATGGAAGTGGGTCTTGGAATT TTAACAAGCCACGGCTGTCGAAATCCATCCTATTCATTTCCTTTA CACGGGGAACCTGGTGCACATGTGACTGATATACAGCCTGTAGAGGCAGTGGTTTCTCAGCTTCTGAATCAAATATTGTCCAAG GAAACAAACTATCTTCCAATATCTCGGGGTGAAAGAGTGGTACTCATGGTCAATGG GTTAGGTGGCACCCCCTTAATGGAACTAATGATTGCAGCAGGAAAAGCAGTTCCTCAATTGATGGTGGAGCACGGATTGGCTGTTGATAGAGTTTATACAGGGTCATTCATGACTTCTCTTGATATGGAAG GTTTATCAATTTCTATCATGAGAGCTGACCGGTCTATTCTTCAACGATTGGATGCTGAGACGAAAGCTCCTTATTGGCCTGTTGGAGTTAGTG GTAATCGTCTGCCTGCAAAGATTCCTGTTCCAATTCCACGACCTCGGTCAGCCAAGATTGTTGAG CCACAGAGTCAGCCTCTGAAACTAACTGAGCAAGGACAACTTCTTGAGCTAGTCATTGTAGCCGCTGCAACTGCACTGATACATCTCAAAGACACTCTAAATGAATGGGACTCTAAAGTTGGTGATGGTGACTGTGGGTCAACT ATGTACAAAGGTGCAAAGGCAGTTCTTGAGGACATGAAAAA TTACCCTCTGAATGATGCTGCAGAAACTGTCGGTGAAATTGGATCAACAATTGGAAAATCAATGGGAGGAACAAGTGGGATCAT ATATTCAATTTTATGTAAGGCGGCATGTGCACAGCTGAAAACAAGCTCCCATTCTGTTATCACATCAAAACAAT GGGCTAAAGCACTTGCGTCGGCCATTGATGCTGTTAGTAAATATGGGGGAGCTAAAGTTGGTTACAGAACATTGCTAGATGCCCTTATCCCAGCATTGTCATCACTTGAAGAG AGGCTATCTTCTGGTGATGATCCTGCCACTGCTTTTCTTACCTCATCTCAGGCTGCACTTGATGGAGCCGAGTCAACCAAGAAAATGCGAGCAAAG GCTGGGCGTACACTTTACGTGCCTCGAGAGATTCAGTCATCAGTTCCTGATCCGGGTGCTTATGCCACAGCGTCATGGTACAGAGCTGCAGCCTTAGCCGTCAATGATAAATACAAGAATAAATAG